A section of the Salinigranum marinum genome encodes:
- a CDS encoding cupin domain-containing protein yields MDVVRFEELGLDTVEQDTEGARWRAGFPFSPDRPGETTGDAADCTVVYNELDPGSRLGRHRDGNEELLFVLSGTVETSVDGTTTTVDAGSLAVIPAGEPHAVRNVGSTPARLVGVFGSTTVDSAFESDPTVADGADRVDDR; encoded by the coding sequence ATGGACGTCGTTCGATTCGAAGAGCTGGGGCTGGACACCGTCGAGCAGGACACCGAGGGAGCACGCTGGCGGGCGGGGTTCCCGTTCAGCCCGGACCGCCCCGGCGAGACGACCGGCGACGCGGCGGACTGCACGGTGGTCTACAACGAACTCGACCCCGGCAGCCGTCTCGGCCGCCACCGCGACGGGAATGAGGAGCTCCTGTTCGTCCTCAGCGGGACCGTCGAGACCAGCGTCGACGGGACGACCACGACGGTCGACGCCGGGTCGCTCGCGGTGATCCCGGCCGGTGAGCCACACGCGGTGCGGAACGTCGGGTCGACGCCGGCGCGGCTGGTCGGCGTCTTCGGGTCGACGACGGTCGACTCCGCGTTCGAGTCCGACCCGACCGTCGCGGACGGGGCAGACAGGGTGGACGACAGATAA
- a CDS encoding xanthine dehydrogenase family protein molybdopterin-binding subunit: MSRTDDPDDGRAGELPPDEAERDAGADAADDPAGGEYATVASREEKVDARSIVTGDARYTADYAGTVPDLAEAAVLRSAVAHGVVTEIDTSRAAEMDGVYAVITPDSPSVPDRPYTSAGQSYPEPSPWDLHVLRRRVRYVGDPIAAVAAEDTATARAAVRRIDVTYEEFDAVFSPEAAMADGAPRLHDADEVENVQPGADYERNVEARVAGEIGDVDAAFEAAAARPDRTVVETEWETPHQSHCVPEPHTTIARRDEDDRYHLVTSTQVPWHVRRQLAHLFDVPVRDVRVTKPRIGAGFGGKQSMVIEPIALALALAADRPVKLEATRTEEFHAMRLRRPSRVTVRSVVTDEGDLEALDVSVVTNSGAYGPHGMTASGAVGKKPLPLYTHTPNVRLEATAVHTNLPVAGAMRGYGAPQGHFAIEGHMDEVARELGLDPIEFRSRNLIGEGDLDVASKILDPGEGHGRRIRSCGLDECIDRGKDAIGWNDVDQPEEDHLHRACGVALAMQGSGIPGDELGAAHIRMNEDGSFVLQTGAVDIGPGADTAMAQIAAEVLGARPADIVVQPSDTDVSPFDYGAYASSTTYVTGQAVKKAAEDAREQLFGVAARLLDEPADALTARGGAVRSERTGESVSLEAIGYESIYGDDVRAQVMGQASHSTDESPPPFGAQFVDVTVDERTGEFEIHDLVFAVDCGVAINPDLAAGQVTGAMHMSYELAVGGGLSFDDEGAPEVCGFRDYGMPRTDDQPPLTPILVETHEPTGPFGAKSVAEVPTNAVPPALSNAIRRAVGVRVSDLPITPEKVNAALDTQ, translated from the coding sequence GTGAGCCGGACCGACGATCCCGACGACGGACGAGCCGGCGAACTCCCACCCGACGAAGCCGAGCGCGATGCAGGGGCAGACGCGGCTGACGACCCGGCCGGGGGGGAGTACGCCACGGTCGCGAGCCGCGAAGAGAAGGTCGACGCGCGCTCGATCGTCACCGGGGACGCGCGGTACACCGCCGACTACGCCGGCACCGTCCCGGACCTCGCCGAGGCCGCGGTGCTCCGTTCGGCGGTCGCACACGGCGTCGTCACGGAGATCGACACGAGCCGGGCCGCGGAGATGGACGGCGTCTACGCCGTCATCACGCCCGACTCGCCGTCGGTCCCGGACCGCCCGTACACGTCGGCGGGCCAGTCGTACCCCGAGCCGTCGCCGTGGGACCTGCACGTCCTTCGGAGGCGCGTCCGGTACGTCGGCGACCCGATCGCTGCCGTCGCCGCCGAAGACACCGCGACCGCCCGCGCGGCCGTCAGGCGGATCGACGTCACCTACGAGGAGTTCGACGCCGTCTTCAGCCCCGAGGCGGCGATGGCCGACGGCGCGCCGCGGCTGCACGACGCCGACGAGGTCGAGAACGTCCAGCCCGGTGCCGACTACGAACGGAACGTCGAGGCCCGCGTCGCCGGCGAGATCGGCGACGTCGACGCGGCGTTCGAGGCCGCGGCCGCTCGGCCGGACCGGACCGTCGTCGAGACGGAGTGGGAGACGCCACACCAGTCCCACTGCGTACCCGAGCCCCACACTACGATCGCCCGTCGCGACGAGGACGACCGCTACCACCTGGTGACGAGCACACAGGTCCCCTGGCACGTGCGCAGGCAGTTAGCCCACCTGTTCGACGTCCCCGTCCGGGACGTCCGGGTGACGAAACCCCGGATCGGTGCCGGCTTCGGCGGCAAGCAGTCGATGGTGATCGAACCGATCGCGCTCGCGCTCGCGCTGGCCGCCGACCGGCCGGTCAAACTGGAGGCGACCCGCACCGAGGAGTTCCACGCGATGCGGCTCCGCCGCCCCTCGCGCGTCACGGTGCGGAGCGTCGTGACCGACGAGGGCGATCTGGAAGCGCTCGACGTGTCGGTCGTGACGAACTCCGGGGCATACGGTCCCCACGGGATGACCGCGAGCGGGGCCGTCGGCAAGAAGCCGCTGCCGCTGTACACCCACACGCCGAACGTCCGCCTCGAGGCGACGGCCGTCCACACGAACCTGCCCGTCGCGGGCGCGATGCGCGGCTACGGCGCGCCACAGGGCCACTTCGCGATCGAGGGGCACATGGACGAGGTGGCCCGCGAACTGGGGCTGGACCCCATCGAGTTCCGCTCGCGCAACCTGATCGGCGAGGGGGACCTCGACGTCGCCTCGAAGATCCTCGACCCGGGCGAGGGCCACGGCCGGCGGATCCGTTCCTGTGGGCTGGACGAGTGCATCGACCGGGGGAAAGACGCGATCGGGTGGAACGACGTCGATCAGCCCGAGGAGGACCATCTCCACCGCGCCTGCGGCGTCGCGCTGGCGATGCAGGGCAGTGGCATCCCCGGCGACGAACTCGGGGCCGCCCACATCAGGATGAACGAGGACGGCTCGTTCGTTCTCCAGACCGGCGCTGTCGACATCGGCCCTGGGGCCGACACCGCGATGGCACAGATCGCCGCCGAGGTGTTGGGTGCCCGCCCCGCGGACATCGTCGTCCAGCCGTCGGACACGGACGTCTCGCCGTTCGACTACGGCGCGTACGCCTCGTCGACGACGTACGTCACCGGGCAGGCAGTAAAGAAGGCCGCCGAGGACGCGCGCGAGCAGTTGTTCGGGGTCGCCGCGCGACTGCTGGACGAACCGGCCGACGCGCTCACCGCCCGCGGCGGGGCCGTGCGCTCCGAGCGGACGGGCGAGTCGGTTTCGCTCGAGGCGATCGGCTACGAGTCCATCTACGGCGACGACGTGCGCGCGCAGGTGATGGGGCAGGCGAGCCACAGCACGGACGAGTCACCGCCGCCGTTCGGCGCGCAGTTCGTCGACGTCACCGTGGACGAGCGGACCGGGGAGTTCGAGATCCACGACCTCGTGTTCGCCGTCGACTGCGGCGTCGCGATCAATCCGGACCTCGCGGCGGGACAGGTCACGGGCGCGATGCACATGAGCTACGAGCTGGCGGTCGGCGGCGGGCTCTCGTTCGACGACGAGGGGGCTCCCGAGGTGTGCGGGTTCCGCGACTACGGCATGCCGCGGACGGACGACCAGCCACCCCTGACGCCGATCCTCGTCGAGACGCACGAACCGACCGGCCCGTTCGGCGCGAAGTCCGTGGCGGAAGTCCCGACCAACGCCGTCCCACCGGCGCTGAGCAACGCGATCCGCCGCGCCGTCGGCGTCCGCGTGAGCGACCTGCCGATCACCCCGGAGAAAGTGAACGCGGCGCTGGACACACAGTGA
- a CDS encoding adenine deaminase C-terminal domain-containing protein, producing MSDTVDLLVRGTVVDVTAGTLKERAVAVDDGTVVGFGEHPADRVLEAAYVTPGLVDAHTHVEAAMVTLPQYGAAVVPHGVTSVVHDPHEIANVLGPEGVRAFCADAERTPLKPRLTVPSSVPATDLQDAGSTVDAAAVAELLEMDRAVALGEVMDLPGVLDGDDEIHAKIAAARDHGVTVDGHVPGVTDPSSLAELARHLDTDHESVTLAEARAKADAGFRLFLREGSTSRNLAALVDLVDEVDTRRLSLCTDDRNVVDLHERGGINVAVERAIELGVDPVTAVQMATLHTAEAYDLPFGRIEPGAPADLVLLSALDSWAVEHVVVDGVVDPTADADPPTGSAVATETVTFDPVTPSDLAIEHDGSGPVTVRVASVVGSFRTEETRASVPVDPVGASAGAGVLAADRDADVLPMAVIERHGGPGTIGRGFVHNLGLDRGAIGTTVAHDAHNCLVAGVTHGAMARVANHLRDVGGGIAVFDPATDGFTTLPLPVAGLVAAAPVDETARSFAAVVDAAADIGLSVPGGLLELTYLALEVIPALRLTNNGLVDVAAGEYVDVVV from the coding sequence GTGAGCGACACCGTCGACCTCCTGGTCAGGGGGACGGTCGTCGACGTCACCGCCGGGACTCTGAAAGAGCGGGCGGTCGCCGTCGACGACGGCACCGTCGTCGGGTTCGGGGAGCATCCGGCCGACCGGGTGCTGGAGGCGGCGTACGTGACGCCCGGCCTCGTCGACGCACACACGCACGTCGAGGCGGCGATGGTCACGCTCCCGCAGTACGGCGCGGCGGTTGTGCCACACGGCGTGACGAGCGTCGTCCACGACCCACACGAGATCGCCAACGTGCTGGGACCCGAGGGCGTCCGGGCGTTCTGTGCCGACGCCGAACGAACCCCGCTGAAACCCCGGCTGACCGTGCCGTCGTCGGTGCCGGCGACGGACCTCCAGGACGCCGGGAGCACCGTCGACGCCGCCGCGGTCGCGGAGTTACTCGAGATGGACCGGGCGGTCGCGCTCGGCGAGGTGATGGACCTCCCTGGCGTGCTCGACGGCGACGACGAGATCCACGCGAAGATCGCGGCCGCACGCGACCACGGCGTGACGGTCGACGGCCACGTCCCCGGCGTGACCGACCCGTCGTCGCTGGCAGAACTTGCCCGTCACCTCGACACCGATCACGAGAGCGTCACGCTGGCGGAGGCGCGGGCCAAGGCCGACGCCGGCTTCCGGCTCTTCCTCCGGGAGGGCTCGACGAGTCGGAACCTCGCGGCGCTCGTCGACCTCGTCGACGAGGTCGACACTCGGCGCCTCTCGCTGTGCACCGACGACCGGAACGTGGTCGACCTCCACGAGCGGGGCGGGATCAACGTCGCCGTCGAGCGGGCGATCGAACTGGGCGTCGACCCCGTCACGGCGGTCCAGATGGCGACGCTGCACACGGCCGAGGCGTACGACCTCCCGTTCGGCCGCATCGAACCCGGCGCGCCCGCGGATCTCGTGCTCCTCTCGGCTCTCGACTCGTGGGCCGTCGAGCACGTCGTCGTCGACGGCGTCGTCGATCCGACGGCCGACGCCGATCCGCCGACGGGGTCGGCGGTCGCCACGGAGACCGTCACGTTCGATCCCGTGACGCCGTCGGATCTGGCGATCGAACACGACGGGTCGGGCCCGGTCACGGTGCGCGTCGCGTCCGTCGTCGGGAGCTTCCGTACCGAGGAGACACGCGCGTCGGTGCCCGTGGACCCGGTCGGCGCGTCGGCGGGAGCTGGCGTCCTCGCGGCCGATCGCGACGCGGACGTCCTGCCGATGGCCGTCATCGAACGCCACGGCGGGCCCGGCACCATCGGTCGTGGCTTCGTTCACAACCTCGGGCTCGACCGAGGGGCCATCGGAACGACCGTCGCCCACGACGCACACAACTGTCTCGTCGCCGGCGTCACGCACGGCGCGATGGCCCGGGTCGCGAACCACCTGCGGGACGTCGGCGGCGGCATCGCCGTCTTCGACCCCGCGACCGACGGCTTCACGACCCTCCCGTTGCCGGTGGCCGGCCTCGTCGCGGCCGCCCCGGTCGACGAGACGGCTCGCTCGTTCGCGGCCGTCGTCGACGCGGCGGCCGACATCGGGCTGTCCGTTCCCGGGGGGCTGCTCGAACTGACGTACCTCGCGCTGGAAGTCATCCCGGCGCTTCGCCTGACGAACAACGGGCTCGTCGACGTCGCGGCCGGCGAGTACGTCGACGTGGTCGTCTGA
- a CDS encoding 5'-deoxyadenosine deaminase, with protein sequence MLLTGTVVVDAETVLDDGAVVVDGDEIEAVGPAADVVDRYPEHARRAFDVVCPGFVQTHVHSVQSPGRGLADDTDLFEWLDDHILPIEAGMTADELALASTLSYVELLAHGTTCCVDHLSVAHSERAFEAAGEMGIRGVLGKVLMDRNAPEGLREDTEVALAESERLIQRYHGAFDDRLRYAVTPRFTPTCSESCLRGARELTDRYDGVRIHTHASEHASVIDDVTEERGMGDVEWLHEVGLTGEDVVLAHVILTDERERELLAQTGTHVTYCPSSNMKVGAGIAPIVDYLDRGINVALGNDGAPANNTLDPLAEMRQATLLQKVAHENPRTLPAETVFRMATRNGARAAGFDRVGRLEAGWKADLVGLRTDTSRGVPLHDVHSYLVYAATGSDVVFAMVDGRVVVEDGDVTTVRTDEVYRRAREAFEGRSWGDG encoded by the coding sequence ATGCTCCTCACTGGGACCGTCGTCGTCGACGCCGAGACGGTGCTCGACGACGGGGCGGTCGTCGTCGACGGGGACGAGATCGAGGCCGTGGGACCGGCGGCCGACGTCGTGGATCGGTACCCGGAGCATGCACGCCGCGCGTTCGACGTCGTCTGCCCGGGCTTCGTCCAGACGCACGTCCACTCCGTCCAGAGCCCGGGCCGAGGGCTCGCGGACGACACCGACCTGTTCGAGTGGCTCGACGACCACATCCTCCCGATCGAGGCCGGGATGACGGCCGACGAACTGGCGCTGGCGTCGACGCTGAGCTACGTCGAACTGCTCGCCCACGGGACGACCTGCTGTGTCGACCACCTCTCGGTTGCGCACTCCGAGCGAGCGTTCGAGGCCGCCGGAGAGATGGGAATCCGCGGCGTGCTCGGGAAGGTGCTGATGGATCGGAACGCGCCCGAGGGGCTCCGTGAGGACACCGAGGTGGCGCTCGCCGAGTCCGAACGGCTCATCCAGCGCTACCACGGCGCGTTCGACGACCGGCTCCGCTACGCCGTCACCCCGCGGTTCACCCCGACCTGTTCGGAGAGCTGTCTCCGAGGCGCGCGCGAGCTCACGGACAGATACGACGGCGTCCGGATCCACACCCACGCCAGCGAACACGCGTCCGTCATCGACGACGTCACCGAGGAACGCGGCATGGGCGACGTCGAGTGGCTCCACGAGGTCGGCCTCACGGGCGAGGACGTCGTCCTCGCGCACGTGATCCTGACGGACGAGCGCGAGCGCGAACTCCTCGCCCAGACGGGGACGCACGTGACGTACTGCCCGTCGTCGAACATGAAGGTCGGCGCGGGCATCGCCCCGATCGTCGACTACCTCGACCGCGGGATCAACGTCGCGCTGGGCAACGACGGCGCGCCGGCGAACAACACGCTCGACCCGCTCGCCGAGATGCGCCAGGCGACGCTCCTCCAGAAGGTCGCCCACGAGAACCCGCGGACGCTGCCCGCAGAGACGGTGTTCCGGATGGCGACGCGAAACGGCGCGAGGGCGGCAGGGTTCGACCGCGTCGGCCGGCTCGAAGCGGGGTGGAAGGCCGACCTCGTCGGTCTCCGGACCGACACCAGCCGCGGCGTGCCGCTGCACGACGTCCACTCGTACCTCGTCTACGCGGCCACCGGATCTGACGTCGTGTTCGCCATGGTCGACGGCCGAGTGGTCGTCGAAGACGGCGACGTGACCACCGTGCGGACCGACGAGGTGTACCGCCGCGCCCGCGAGGCGTTCGAGGGGCGCTCGTGGGGCGACGGGTGA